TACCCAAATCACGGGAGCCGTCGTCAACCGTGTCACGAAAGATAAGACCGAACTGACGAAGGAAGAAGTCGAAAAAATTCTGGAAACCCCAGTAATGGTCGAAGTACCCGAAGATCCGGAAGTTCGAAGGGCCGCCGCATTTGGAGAGCCGGTGGTGGTCCGCAGTCCCAAGTCCGCGGCCGCACAGGCTTTCAAGAAACTGGCCGCGGAGCTAGTGGGTATCGAGTACGAGGTGCCCGTTCCAGACAAGGAGGGAGTGTTGTCCAAGGTCATTAAGGGCCTATTCGGACGGCGTTAGAAGCGGGCTTCCCATAACCTGTCCCCGACGTGGTGAACGTTGCGGACTGCTCGACCCCTCTCAGACCCTTCGATTTCCCTCGCACCCATCAAGGCTATTCCCACGGCGAGAGGCCGTCGGTTGCGCTCGTCGATGACGACAACACCATCACCCTCCTCGAACTCACCCCGCACTTCCACGATACCAGGCACCATGATATCTGCCCCGGAGGCCACCGGCCTGACGGCACCCATATCCACTATCACTACATGGTCGTAATTTTCCTCATCGAGTTGGAGGAGGGCATGGATCGTGGGAAGCCAACCCTCGTGCCGCTCGAAGGCCATTACCTTGTCGTCCTTAATCAGCAAGCGCTCAATATCATCGTCCTTGACATACGCGACCTCCACGAGACCAGTGAGTACTTCGCGGAGACTCACCCCAGACGATACGCGTAACTCCTCCAAAACTTCCTGAAGGTCCTTCTCCGAGATCGGATGTCGACGGGAAACCTTCATCCGCCGGCTCCCCCAGCCGCACGGGGGTCGGACAGTTTGAGACCGCACGACTGTCTTAGGGACTTCTTGGACGACATTGTGATAGTGGAGTTGAAGACGGGCAAGACGTTGCGAGGTAGGTTAGTGTCTTTCGACGGACACCTAAACTTGGTGCTGGATGACTGCGTTGAGATAGATGAAGATTCCGAAGTTAGGCTCGGACGTGTATTGGTCCGAGGAGACAGCGTCACCTTGATATCACCCGCTGAAGTCGGGTGAGCTGCCAGGGGGAATGAGGTTTGGCGAAGGGAACCCCCTCCTTCGGTAAACGTAACAAGACGAAGACGCACGTCAGGTGTAGGAGATGCGGCCGCCGTGCGTACCATGTGCGGAAAGGGTATTGCGCAGCCTGTGGGTTCGGTCGCTCACGGCGCATCCGTCGGTACAGCTGGCAGAACAAGAAGGTGAACCGCAAGCGACGCCGCTAAGGGAGCCCAGGTAATGGCACGAGACGGACGACGGAAGTCACCCGTCGACGTCAGGATAATCGTGGAAGGAGCCGCCGACGCCGAAACGATATCTAAAGTGATCCAGCGGATGGCGCTCGGAGGAGAGTACAACATCACAGTGACATCCATCATCCCTACCACCCACGCCCATATCGCGCGACGGACCGCCGAAGGTGCGGACTTAGTGCTCATTGCCACAGACGCGGATAAGCCAGGTCGTAAACTGGCCAAGAAGTTTCAGGAAGAGCTGCGAGGCGTCGTAGGTCGAGTGGAACGCGTGAAGATGCCCATCGGACACGACGTGGAACACGTGGACCTGGAAATAGTGGAGAAGGAGCTCCGAAGCGCCTTAGTCCGCGCCGGCCTCAAAAGTCTCAGGGACATTAAGGAGCTGCGCGAGGAGATCAGGGAACTTCAAGAGGAAATCACAAAGAAGGAGGAGCTCATCGAGGAACTCGAGGAGAAAGAATTGGAGTTGGAAGAGCTGCGCAAGAGACTAAAGGAGGTCGAAAAGGAAAAGGCGCTCCTTGAGGAGGAACGGGACAAACTACTGGATGAAGTCGAGCAGCTCAGAGACCGCCTCGAAGAGCTTGAGGAGAAGTTGAAATCCGAAGATCGTCTGCAGATCATGGACCTCGAGTCCGTGTGCGAAGAGGCGGGGCTGAGCACGGAGGACGTAGAGCCGGAGATCCTAGAAGAGCTCGGAGAAGAGCTCGAAATTCCGATAGTGGTAGGCCCTATCCGAGTTGCAGCACCATCTAGGGAGGACGCGGTCAGAGTACTAAAGATCTACAAGCTCGCCCGAAAAGTGGTTGATGGCGAGGGGGAAGAGGAAAACGAAACAACTCCAGGAGATCCTGAAGTCTGACGATTTCTTTCTAGAGAAGGTGGAGAAGCTAGAAGAAATCGCAGAAGGCGAACCATGCACTCTTGTCAGGCGCCAAAATGTCGAGTGGATAACCCACTTTCCCGGTCTAGCGTTCCACGCCGACTTCGAGTCCGAAGAGTACACACTGGTTGTTCACCGTATGGATTCGAGGGCCGTTCGAGAATGGCCGATTCCAGAGGCCGTCGAAGTCGTAACACACGATGAGGCCGATCGCCTAACTCCCGCCCGGGCCGTCGATGACGAGTCGGCTGTCCGCAGGGTGCCTTGTTATAGGGTGAAGAACGTTAACAAGGACGTTACGAGAGTACGTCTCTCCAAATCGAAGAGTGAGCTGATGTTCATTGAGGAGCTAGTGGAAGCTACCGAGCGGATACTTACAGAAGTCCTCCCACCCGAAGGCTCGGAGGCCGAGGTAGCATCCGACATCATAAAGAAGACCATGATTCGCGGCTTTCAAACGGCATTCGACCCTATAGTAGCATATGACGAGGGTGCCGGTGTGCCTCATCACCGACCGAGTCCCGAAGAGAAGACCTGGACGAAATGTGCGTTGGTGGATTACGGGATCAAGATGGTATACTGCACGGACATCACTAGGACCGTAGTGTCCGAGGGCAGGGCAGGAGATATCCTCGAAGTCGTCGTGAACGCCCTCGAGGAGGCACTCCGAGAACTTCAAGCGGGTGTTGACCCGAAGGAGCTCGAGAAAGAGCTGAGGGAGTGGATGGAAGACGAAGCGCCCGGATTCAAGTTCCCACACAGTATCGGCCACCATGTAGGAGTCACAGTCCACGAGGGTCGTCTCAGGGGTCGATTGCCGGAAGGTGCCGTGATCACCGTAGAGCCAGGGCTCTACTCGGACGAGTTCGGGATCCGCGTCGAAGAAATGGTGGTCGTCGGGAAGCGAAAATGCCGAACTCTAACCAAGCTTCCGCGGGTGTGGGAGCGTTGAAAGAAGTCTTACCGGGTATCCGAGTGCTGGGAAATCTCGGAGCCGCGGAGAAGGTTGTTAGGAGGTGCTCCGGTGGAAGCACGGTGATGGTGTGTGTGATCGGCAGTACCGAGATCAGCCGCGTTCCCGGTATCTCAGCCGCGGGTAAAACGCCAGAGTCAACCTTTCACACACCCGCAGGTGATGTCGAGTTGATTTACCACGACAGGGTCATCAACGCCGAAGAGGTTCCACAGAATCCGGTGGGTGCTCCCTCACCCGCCGTGATAACGAAAGCCGTCGTGAACTTGGCATCCATTCCATTCCTGACGGTGGACGCCGGGGCAGCCGTGAAACCCGCTTGCCCTTACATCGACCTCGGAGGTGAGGTCGCGAGGGATTTCCGCGAAGGACCGGCACTATCGGAGGAAACCTACGACAGGCTGCTAGAGTTAGGTAGAACGCTCGGTAAGGAGCTCACTCGCGATGTGGATTTCCTGACCGTGGGGGAGAGCGTGCCGGGCGGGACTACTACGGCGATGGCTGTGATGACGGCATTGGGCTACAATACTAGTGAAAAGTTCGCGAGCAGCTCCCACGACTCCCCGCACGATATCAAGGAGCGAGTGGTGAAAGAGGGCTTGGAGGCGCAAGGAGTGGAACCGGGTGACTTGGACGCCCATGAGGCGATCAGGAGGTTCGGCGACCCTATGATGCCTGCGGTGATAGGCATTATTCACGGAGCCAGAACACCGGTGCTTTTGGCAGGTGGTACGCAGATGGCCCCCATATTAGCGTACCTGGCGGAGGAAGATAGGACGGACCCGGAACGGGTCTTCGTCGGAACTACCAAATATGTGGTCGAAGACGAGGATTCCGATATCGAGGGTCTGTTCCGGCAAGTAGGCGACTACGTGCTGTTCTCAGCGGATCCTGGGTTCTCGGAGTCCAAGTTCCGTGGGTTCAGGTTGTACGAGGATGGGTACGTGAAGGAGGGTGTCGGTGCCGGTGGAGCTCAGGTAGCAGCTGCGTTGAAAACAGAGGGAAAAATCACGCCGGAAGACGTTTTGAGGGAGTGCGAGCGAGTTTACGAACGATGGGTGGATGAACTTTAACTAAACAACCTTTCTATTAGAGTACGCTCAAACCTACGGTGCTCCAGGAAGTGATTATTAGGGTCTCTTATTAATA
Above is a window of Methanopyrus sp. SNP6 DNA encoding:
- a CDS encoding DUF1947 domain-containing protein; translated protein: MKVSRRHPISEKDLQEVLEELRVSSGVSLREVLTGLVEVAYVKDDDIERLLIKDDKVMAFERHEGWLPTIHALLQLDEENYDHVVIVDMGAVRPVASGADIMVPGIVEVRGEFEEGDGVVVIDERNRRPLAVGIALMGAREIEGSERGRAVRNVHHVGDRLWEARF
- a CDS encoding LSM domain-containing protein, which gives rise to MRPHDCLRDFLDDIVIVELKTGKTLRGRLVSFDGHLNLVLDDCVEIDEDSEVRLGRVLVRGDSVTLISPAEVG
- a CDS encoding 50S ribosomal protein L37e, coding for MAKGTPSFGKRNKTKTHVRCRRCGRRAYHVRKGYCAACGFGRSRRIRRYSWQNKKVNRKRRR
- a CDS encoding toprim domain-containing protein, giving the protein MARDGRRKSPVDVRIIVEGAADAETISKVIQRMALGGEYNITVTSIIPTTHAHIARRTAEGADLVLIATDADKPGRKLAKKFQEELRGVVGRVERVKMPIGHDVEHVDLEIVEKELRSALVRAGLKSLRDIKELREEIRELQEEITKKEELIEELEEKELELEELRKRLKEVEKEKALLEEERDKLLDEVEQLRDRLEELEEKLKSEDRLQIMDLESVCEEAGLSTEDVEPEILEELGEELEIPIVVGPIRVAAPSREDAVRVLKIYKLARKVVDGEGEEENETTPGDPEV
- a CDS encoding Xaa-Pro peptidase family protein, with protein sequence MARGKRKTKQLQEILKSDDFFLEKVEKLEEIAEGEPCTLVRRQNVEWITHFPGLAFHADFESEEYTLVVHRMDSRAVREWPIPEAVEVVTHDEADRLTPARAVDDESAVRRVPCYRVKNVNKDVTRVRLSKSKSELMFIEELVEATERILTEVLPPEGSEAEVASDIIKKTMIRGFQTAFDPIVAYDEGAGVPHHRPSPEEKTWTKCALVDYGIKMVYCTDITRTVVSEGRAGDILEVVVNALEEALRELQAGVDPKELEKELREWMEDEAPGFKFPHSIGHHVGVTVHEGRLRGRLPEGAVITVEPGLYSDEFGIRVEEMVVVGKRKCRTLTKLPRVWER
- the cobT gene encoding nicotinate mononucleotide-dependent phosphoribosyltransferase CobT encodes the protein MKEVLPGIRVLGNLGAAEKVVRRCSGGSTVMVCVIGSTEISRVPGISAAGKTPESTFHTPAGDVELIYHDRVINAEEVPQNPVGAPSPAVITKAVVNLASIPFLTVDAGAAVKPACPYIDLGGEVARDFREGPALSEETYDRLLELGRTLGKELTRDVDFLTVGESVPGGTTTAMAVMTALGYNTSEKFASSSHDSPHDIKERVVKEGLEAQGVEPGDLDAHEAIRRFGDPMMPAVIGIIHGARTPVLLAGGTQMAPILAYLAEEDRTDPERVFVGTTKYVVEDEDSDIEGLFRQVGDYVLFSADPGFSESKFRGFRLYEDGYVKEGVGAGGAQVAAALKTEGKITPEDVLRECERVYERWVDEL